The DNA sequence TGTCGAAGAGGATGACGGTCTTGCCGGAGAGGTCGAGCGCCGCCCGTTCGCCGCGGCACGTGTGCACGCGCTCGGCGAACGCGGCGAGGGCATCGGCGAGGAAGGCGGCTTGGCCGGCGTCCGGCTGCGGCCCGGTCGCCTCGGCATCGAGGAGGAGGTTGCCGGCCGCGCTCACCGCGCAGACGGGCGAGTCCGCGCCGCGCGGGGCCAGCAGCCTGCGGATGAGCAGGACGTCGAGCGGGAGGCCGAGGTGCCGCGCGACCTCTGCGGCGCCGGGGATGCCGCCGCGGACGATGCC is a window from the Longimicrobiaceae bacterium genome containing:
- a CDS encoding phosphoribosyltransferase family protein; the protein is MAAALSAYAGTADTLVLGIVRGGIPGAAEVARHLGLPLDVLLIRRLLAPRGADSPVCAVSAAGNLLLDAEATGPQPDAGQAAFLADALAAFAERVHTCRGERAALDLSGKTVILFDNGAHTGGTMRIALRFLRRLAPARVIAAVPVSSVVARDELLAAADEVVCLATPEPFGHVGMWHADYRVPQVEEVRSYLAGS